A single Xylanimonas cellulosilytica DSM 15894 DNA region contains:
- a CDS encoding MalY/PatB family protein has translation MPTESELDAITIDQLRAVPSEKWSLFPGLIGAFVAEMDFGTAPAVRRALHDAVDTGMLGYLPGPTVARMQEAYTGFAKRRFGWSVDPERVRPVPDVLAAFEATVRHLTPEGSPVILPTPAYMPFAPLLRDLGRDVLTVPLVREAGRSVHDLDALDAAFAAGGRLLVLVNPHNPTGRVFERGELAAVAAVVEKHGGRVFADEIHAPLVYAGRAHVPYASVSAATAAHTVTATSASKAWNVPGLKAAQLVLTDDDAADVWQRRCIWTEHLTATPGVLASIAAYDDGEDWLDDVIGYLDGNRRIMADHLAEHLPAVGHTPPEGTYLAWLDLTSYGLDRPAAWLREHAGIALTDGRHCGQAGRGHVRLTLATPRPILREILTRLTEALA, from the coding sequence ATGCCCACCGAGAGCGAGCTCGACGCCATCACGATCGACCAGCTCCGCGCCGTCCCCTCGGAGAAGTGGTCGCTGTTCCCCGGCCTGATCGGCGCGTTCGTCGCGGAGATGGACTTCGGCACCGCACCCGCGGTGCGGCGTGCACTGCACGACGCCGTCGACACCGGGATGCTCGGCTACCTGCCCGGCCCCACGGTCGCCCGGATGCAGGAGGCGTACACGGGCTTCGCGAAGCGCCGCTTCGGCTGGTCGGTCGACCCGGAGCGCGTCCGCCCGGTCCCGGACGTGCTCGCCGCGTTCGAGGCCACCGTCCGGCACCTCACGCCCGAGGGCTCGCCGGTGATCCTGCCGACCCCGGCCTACATGCCGTTCGCCCCGCTGCTGCGCGACCTCGGCCGCGACGTCCTCACCGTCCCGCTCGTCCGCGAGGCCGGGCGGTCCGTGCACGACCTCGACGCGCTGGACGCCGCGTTCGCCGCGGGCGGCCGCCTGCTCGTGCTGGTCAACCCGCACAACCCCACGGGCCGGGTCTTCGAGCGCGGCGAGCTGGCGGCGGTCGCCGCCGTCGTCGAGAAGCACGGCGGGCGCGTCTTCGCCGACGAGATCCACGCTCCCCTGGTCTACGCGGGGCGTGCGCACGTCCCGTACGCGTCGGTCTCCGCCGCGACGGCCGCCCACACGGTCACGGCGACGTCGGCGTCGAAGGCGTGGAACGTCCCCGGCCTCAAGGCCGCGCAGCTCGTCCTCACGGACGACGACGCCGCCGACGTCTGGCAGCGACGGTGCATCTGGACGGAGCACCTGACCGCGACGCCCGGCGTCCTGGCGAGCATCGCGGCGTACGACGACGGCGAGGACTGGCTCGACGACGTCATCGGCTACCTGGACGGCAACCGCCGGATCATGGCGGATCACCTGGCCGAGCACCTCCCGGCGGTCGGGCACACGCCCCCCGAGGGCACCTACCTGGCCTGGCTCGACCTGACGTCGTACGGCCTGGACCGCCCGGCGGCCTGGCTGCGCGAGCACGCGGGGATCGCCCTGACGGACGGCCGCCACTGCGGCCAGGCGGGTCGCGGCCACGTGCGCCTCACGCTCGCCACCCCCCGCCCGATCCTGCGCGAGATCCTGACCCGCCTGACCGAAGCGCTCGCCTGA
- a CDS encoding ABC transporter ATP-binding protein → MKLPIADARTTWDYTRRLLRANRREFLLIAAMTMASALAGLVGPWLLGRLVDDVSTGTTAGHVRDLVLIAVAAILVRGVIQKVAQQRAMVFGETVFAAMREEFLDTATALPLSTVERAGTGDLVARTTNDIAKLQNAVRFGVPQLTVSVVTILLTVVACLVMAPLVAVAIFVGLPLLLAVVRWYLRRAPDAYQAESATYAALNGTITESVEGASTVDALDLGSRRNGRSDADIEAAYRAELRTLRLRTVLFPGVDLTFVIAPVAVLVWGGYLASQGTVTMGAVTALVMYTFQLTGPVWNLVYWLDEMSVAAVSLARVIGVRLVPADRVASDASPSSGDLEARGVRYAYREGHDVLHGIDLDLRPGERLAIVGPSGAGKSTLGRMLAGIHPPTGGSVTVGGVPLVDLPLEELRRRVALVTQEHHVFVGTIADNLRLADVGASDARLREALAAVDALSWVDELAEGLATEIGSGGAALTPAQAQQVALARLVLLDPDVLVLDEATSLLDPRAARHLERSLAAVLHGRTVVAIAHRLHTAHDADRVAVVEDGRITELGSHDELVAAGGSYAALWHSWQHE, encoded by the coding sequence ATGAAGCTGCCCATCGCGGACGCCCGCACCACCTGGGACTACACGCGCCGCCTGCTGCGCGCGAACCGCCGCGAGTTCCTGCTCATCGCGGCGATGACGATGGCGTCCGCGCTCGCCGGGCTCGTCGGGCCGTGGCTGCTCGGCCGGCTCGTCGACGACGTGAGCACGGGCACCACCGCGGGGCACGTGCGCGACCTCGTGCTGATCGCCGTCGCGGCGATCCTGGTGCGCGGCGTCATCCAGAAGGTGGCCCAGCAGCGGGCGATGGTGTTCGGCGAGACGGTGTTCGCGGCCATGCGCGAGGAGTTCCTCGACACGGCCACGGCCCTGCCGCTGTCCACGGTGGAGCGGGCCGGCACGGGCGACCTCGTCGCGCGCACCACCAACGACATCGCGAAGCTCCAGAACGCGGTCCGGTTCGGCGTCCCGCAGCTCACGGTGTCCGTGGTGACGATCCTGCTCACCGTCGTCGCCTGCCTCGTCATGGCGCCGCTCGTGGCGGTGGCCATCTTCGTGGGGCTGCCGCTGCTGCTCGCCGTGGTGCGCTGGTACCTGCGCCGCGCCCCCGACGCCTACCAGGCCGAGTCGGCCACCTACGCGGCGCTCAACGGCACGATCACCGAGTCGGTCGAGGGCGCGTCGACCGTCGACGCGCTCGACCTGGGCTCCCGGCGCAACGGCCGCTCCGACGCGGACATCGAAGCGGCCTACCGGGCCGAGCTGCGCACGCTGCGGCTGCGCACCGTCCTGTTCCCCGGCGTCGACCTGACGTTCGTGATCGCGCCCGTGGCGGTGCTGGTCTGGGGCGGCTATCTCGCGTCCCAGGGCACCGTGACCATGGGCGCGGTCACGGCCCTGGTCATGTACACCTTCCAGCTCACCGGGCCGGTGTGGAACCTCGTGTACTGGCTCGACGAGATGTCGGTCGCGGCGGTGTCCCTCGCGCGCGTCATCGGCGTGCGGCTGGTCCCGGCCGACCGGGTGGCCTCTGACGCCTCCCCGTCGTCGGGCGACCTGGAAGCGCGCGGCGTGCGGTACGCGTACCGCGAGGGGCACGACGTGCTGCACGGCATCGACCTCGACCTGCGGCCGGGCGAACGGCTCGCGATCGTGGGCCCTTCCGGGGCGGGCAAGTCGACGCTCGGGCGGATGCTCGCGGGCATCCACCCGCCCACCGGCGGGTCGGTGACGGTGGGCGGCGTGCCCCTGGTCGACCTGCCTTTGGAGGAGCTGCGCCGTCGCGTCGCCCTGGTGACGCAGGAGCACCACGTCTTCGTCGGGACCATCGCGGACAACCTGCGGCTGGCCGACGTCGGGGCGTCCGACGCCCGCCTGCGCGAGGCGCTGGCCGCGGTCGACGCGCTGTCCTGGGTGGACGAGCTGGCCGAAGGGCTCGCGACCGAGATCGGCTCCGGCGGCGCGGCGCTCACCCCGGCGCAGGCCCAGCAGGTCGCGCTCGCGCGCCTCGTGCTGCTCGACCCGGACGTGCTGGTGCTCGACGAGGCCACCTCGCTGCTCGACCCGCGCGCGGCCCGCCACCTGGAGCGCTCGCTCGCGGCGGTGCTGCACGGCCGCACCGTCGTCGCGATCGCACACCGACTGCACACCGCCCACGACGCCGACCGGGTCGCGGTCGTCGAGGACGGCCGGATCACCGAGCTCGGCTCGCACGACGAGCTCGTCGCCGCGGGCGGCAGCTATGCCGCGCTGTGGCACAGCTGGCAGCACGAGTGA
- a CDS encoding ABC transporter ATP-binding protein — protein MRSLPRPDPGTPPLTGPWALLGWLARRQAWPLAVALTCGVVTFAIQAFQPYLVGRVVDSATSGGLDTTTWRWALLLLGLGVAMAGISVLGHRFDVRNWMEGAFRSSQLVSRTVSRSGRAISAELPTGEVVASIANDVHRMGDLFAMSAQFLGSLVAYGVTTALMLQASVQLGIVVAAGLPAVAIVLAFLVKPLSKRQAAQREAAGRLTTLGADTVSGLRILRGIGGESVFSARYRAQSQKVRAAGVRVAGTQSWLDALQVVLPGLFTVVVVYLGALSAVRGEITAGQLVSFFGFAAFLSWPVQLAIQFLKVATNAHVSAGKVVKVLRVVPATGAVPPTAEPPAPGAVLHDEATGVTLAPGRVVALVAADPDESAAVALRLGRFDDDAEATTPVTLGGVRLSSLPKEHLRRRIVVADATPTIFSGRLDVELDTRSRAALPDLERAMHVADAHDVLESVPDGLTGELPEKARSLSGGQRQRVALARALLTDPEILVLVEPTSAVDAHTEARIAARLADERRGRTTLIVTASPLVLDHVDEVLFLEGGRVVTSGTHRDLLARPSDDDADGGSGAAAARYRRVVGRALDEDRSEPDRSDQPGEPDRHDNPAVEVRS, from the coding sequence GTGCGATCACTCCCCCGGCCCGATCCGGGCACCCCGCCGCTCACCGGCCCGTGGGCGCTGCTCGGCTGGCTCGCGCGCCGTCAGGCGTGGCCGCTCGCCGTGGCGCTGACCTGCGGCGTCGTGACGTTCGCGATCCAGGCGTTCCAGCCGTACCTGGTGGGCCGGGTGGTGGACTCCGCGACGTCGGGCGGGCTGGACACCACGACGTGGCGGTGGGCCCTCCTCCTGCTGGGGCTGGGCGTGGCGATGGCCGGCATCTCGGTGCTGGGGCACCGCTTCGACGTGCGGAACTGGATGGAGGGGGCGTTCCGTTCCTCGCAGCTCGTCTCGCGCACGGTGTCACGCTCGGGGCGCGCGATCTCGGCCGAGCTGCCTACGGGCGAGGTGGTCGCCTCGATCGCGAACGACGTGCACCGCATGGGCGACCTGTTCGCCATGTCGGCCCAGTTCCTCGGCTCGCTGGTGGCGTACGGCGTCACCACGGCGCTGATGCTGCAGGCGTCGGTGCAGCTCGGCATCGTCGTGGCGGCCGGCCTGCCGGCGGTCGCGATCGTCCTCGCGTTCCTGGTCAAGCCGCTGAGCAAGCGGCAGGCTGCGCAGCGTGAGGCCGCCGGGCGCCTGACGACGCTGGGCGCCGACACCGTCTCCGGGCTGCGGATCCTGCGCGGCATCGGCGGCGAGTCGGTGTTCTCGGCCCGCTACCGCGCGCAGTCGCAGAAGGTCCGCGCGGCCGGCGTGCGGGTCGCGGGCACGCAGTCGTGGCTCGACGCCCTGCAGGTGGTGCTGCCCGGGCTGTTCACCGTCGTCGTCGTGTACCTGGGCGCGCTGTCCGCCGTGCGCGGCGAGATCACCGCGGGGCAGCTCGTGTCGTTCTTCGGGTTCGCGGCCTTCCTCAGCTGGCCCGTGCAGCTCGCGATCCAGTTCCTCAAGGTCGCGACGAACGCGCACGTGTCCGCCGGCAAGGTGGTCAAGGTGCTGCGCGTGGTCCCCGCGACGGGCGCCGTGCCGCCGACGGCGGAGCCGCCCGCACCGGGCGCGGTGCTGCACGACGAGGCCACCGGCGTCACGCTGGCCCCCGGCCGCGTGGTCGCGCTGGTCGCCGCCGACCCGGACGAGTCCGCCGCCGTCGCGCTGCGCCTGGGCCGGTTCGACGACGACGCCGAGGCGACGACGCCGGTGACGCTCGGCGGGGTGCGGCTCTCCTCGCTGCCCAAGGAGCACCTGCGCCGGCGCATCGTCGTCGCGGACGCGACCCCGACCATCTTCTCCGGTCGCCTCGACGTCGAGCTCGACACCCGGTCCAGGGCCGCGCTGCCCGACCTGGAGCGGGCGATGCACGTCGCCGACGCGCACGACGTGCTCGAGTCCGTGCCCGACGGGCTGACCGGCGAGCTGCCCGAGAAGGCTCGTTCGCTGTCCGGCGGCCAGCGGCAGCGGGTCGCGCTCGCGCGCGCCCTGCTCACCGACCCCGAGATCCTCGTCCTGGTCGAACCGACCAGCGCCGTCGACGCGCACACCGAGGCCCGCATCGCCGCCCGCCTCGCGGACGAGCGTCGCGGCCGCACCACGCTGATCGTCACCGCGAGCCCGCTCGTGCTCGACCACGTGGACGAGGTCCTTTTCCTCGAGGGCGGCCGCGTGGTCACCTCCGGCACGCACCGCGACCTGCTCGCACGGCCGTCCGACGACGACGCCGACGGCGGGTCGGGCGCGGCCGCGGCGCGGTACCGGCGCGTCGTCGGGCGCGCGCTCGACGAGGACCGCTCCGAGCCCGACCGCTCCGACCAGCCCGGCGAGCCCGACCGTCACGACAACCCGGCTGTGGAGGTGCGCTCATGA
- a CDS encoding FtsX-like permease family protein, with protein MPSPSRAALRTETDEPRRGPGARFRGRWRIALRYGARDARRNKGRTALVAVMVALPVMLGSFAATVLWSTQGTPERRVAQELGPSLQASITFANMADLQQSPDGNAASGNEQLEGPVTVADLDAALDAALPAGARVTHAVAAPVIVFGESLQSAESGVQADLSDAAVAAAFPVTEGTLPGPGEVAVSRRVADELHLAIGDDVSTRLGGSAGSATELVSATISGVLATNQPVSASVLYPATGPLTTADDLTTTLWDGAQPLWFVSGDAPVTWDDVLELNESSLQVTSRDVLLSPPHHSAVPMYAGVPQTSASDFLATWGLLGAVVAIALLEAVLLIGPVFAVGARRSARSLAIIAANGGTSRSLRAVVLGTGVVIGALASLGGVVLGLTGAAALVAQTDGLRFFSPPWLIVAGIALVGVLLAAAAAWLPARGASKADVVAVLAGRRGEVSARRWPAIVGTVAAVAGFTAAVVGGITTQPLLLLAGVIVGELGLVLACGGIVSGLGRLAGRLPLTWRFALRDASRHRSRTTPAIAAVLIATAGATAGIVFSTAQAEYDYRSQYRVAADGILVLADYLTGSPDVDALTDADVATIRRITADVVPGADLVPVTRLVPPAEGDDSYTTVYLRMESSPSGGVSGGAIWGPIVDDGSLVDVLGILDPDTARAALAAGRVVVLAGGLGPDDTATLAIETWAADADATSTPLSSETVPLPATAVGDARGPSNTVLPVVPPSALSTFTDAGMTTEVGGLVSAQPVELTAAERQTLETRLADAFGATEWGEGRIGVGIGEPAVDYGSPDWLATLIIAGSGALLALAAAWIATALAATESRPDLATLTAVGAVPSTRKRIVAAQAGTVAGIGAFVGVLSGYPLGAAFVLFFRYRWTTPDLAWSLTFPWPWLLALLVGLPLLAVTAAWLATRSRLVLTRRIAG; from the coding sequence GTGCCCTCGCCCTCCCGCGCGGCTCTCCGCACCGAGACCGACGAGCCGCGCCGCGGCCCCGGCGCCCGGTTCCGCGGCCGCTGGCGGATCGCGCTGCGCTACGGCGCCCGCGACGCCCGCCGCAACAAGGGCCGCACCGCGCTCGTCGCGGTCATGGTCGCGCTGCCGGTCATGCTCGGGTCGTTCGCGGCGACAGTGCTCTGGTCGACGCAGGGGACGCCCGAGCGGCGCGTCGCGCAGGAGCTCGGGCCGAGCCTGCAGGCGTCGATCACCTTCGCCAACATGGCCGACCTCCAGCAGAGCCCCGACGGCAACGCGGCCAGCGGCAACGAGCAGCTCGAGGGCCCGGTCACGGTTGCCGATCTCGACGCCGCCCTCGACGCCGCGCTCCCCGCCGGCGCGCGGGTCACGCACGCGGTGGCCGCCCCGGTCATCGTGTTCGGCGAGAGCCTCCAGTCTGCCGAGAGCGGCGTCCAAGCCGACCTCTCCGACGCGGCGGTCGCGGCCGCGTTCCCCGTGACCGAAGGCACACTCCCCGGCCCGGGCGAGGTCGCCGTGTCCCGCCGGGTCGCCGACGAGCTGCACCTGGCCATCGGCGACGACGTCTCGACGCGCCTCGGCGGGAGCGCAGGAAGCGCCACGGAACTCGTCAGTGCGACGATCTCCGGCGTCCTCGCGACCAACCAGCCCGTGAGTGCCTCCGTGCTCTACCCGGCCACGGGTCCGCTCACCACGGCCGACGACCTCACGACGACCCTGTGGGACGGAGCGCAGCCGCTCTGGTTCGTGTCCGGCGACGCACCCGTGACGTGGGACGACGTCCTCGAGCTCAACGAGTCCTCGCTGCAGGTGACCAGCCGGGACGTCCTGCTCAGCCCGCCGCATCACTCGGCCGTGCCGATGTACGCCGGTGTGCCCCAGACGTCTGCGAGCGACTTCCTCGCGACGTGGGGCTTGCTCGGCGCGGTCGTCGCCATCGCACTCCTCGAGGCTGTGCTCCTCATCGGGCCAGTCTTCGCAGTCGGCGCCCGCCGCTCGGCCCGGTCGCTCGCGATCATCGCCGCGAACGGCGGCACGTCCCGCTCCTTGCGGGCCGTCGTCCTGGGCACGGGCGTGGTCATCGGGGCACTCGCGTCGCTGGGCGGCGTCGTGCTCGGTCTGACGGGTGCGGCAGCACTCGTCGCCCAGACCGACGGGCTGCGGTTCTTCTCGCCGCCGTGGCTGATCGTCGCAGGCATCGCCCTCGTCGGCGTGCTGCTCGCCGCGGCCGCGGCGTGGCTGCCGGCCCGCGGCGCGTCCAAGGCCGACGTCGTCGCCGTCCTCGCGGGGCGACGCGGCGAGGTGAGCGCCCGGCGCTGGCCCGCGATCGTCGGCACCGTCGCCGCGGTGGCCGGGTTCACCGCGGCCGTCGTCGGCGGTATCACCACGCAGCCGCTGCTCCTCCTCGCCGGCGTCATCGTCGGCGAGCTCGGCCTGGTCCTCGCCTGCGGCGGCATCGTCTCCGGGCTGGGACGCCTCGCCGGACGGTTGCCGCTGACCTGGCGGTTCGCGCTGCGCGACGCCTCCCGCCACAGGTCGCGCACCACCCCGGCGATCGCGGCCGTGCTCATCGCCACGGCCGGAGCGACGGCCGGCATCGTCTTCTCGACGGCCCAGGCCGAGTACGACTACCGCTCGCAGTATCGGGTCGCGGCGGACGGCATCCTCGTCCTGGCCGACTACCTCACCGGCAGCCCCGACGTCGACGCTCTCACGGACGCCGACGTCGCCACGATCCGCAGGATCACCGCGGACGTGGTGCCGGGCGCCGACCTGGTGCCCGTGACGAGGCTCGTCCCACCGGCCGAGGGTGACGACTCGTACACCACCGTCTACCTGCGCATGGAGTCGTCTCCATCAGGCGGTGTCTCCGGCGGAGCGATCTGGGGACCCATCGTCGACGACGGCAGCCTCGTCGACGTGCTCGGCATCCTCGACCCCGACACGGCACGAGCCGCGCTCGCCGCTGGCCGCGTCGTCGTCCTCGCCGGCGGCCTCGGCCCGGACGACACCGCGACGCTCGCCATCGAGACGTGGGCCGCCGACGCCGACGCCACGAGCACACCGCTGTCGTCGGAGACGGTGCCACTGCCCGCCACGGCCGTGGGCGACGCGCGCGGTCCGTCGAACACCGTCCTGCCGGTCGTCCCGCCCTCCGCACTGTCGACGTTCACGGACGCCGGCATGACGACGGAGGTCGGCGGGCTCGTCTCCGCCCAACCGGTCGAACTGACCGCCGCCGAGCGGCAGACCCTCGAGACGAGGCTCGCCGACGCGTTCGGCGCCACTGAATGGGGAGAGGGCAGGATCGGCGTGGGCATCGGCGAGCCGGCCGTCGACTACGGCTCACCGGACTGGCTGGCCACCCTGATCATCGCAGGATCGGGCGCCCTGCTCGCCCTCGCGGCGGCCTGGATCGCGACGGCCCTCGCCGCGACCGAGTCACGGCCCGACCTCGCGACACTCACCGCCGTCGGCGCCGTGCCGAGCACCCGCAAGCGGATCGTCGCGGCGCAGGCCGGCACGGTCGCGGGCATCGGCGCGTTCGTCGGCGTGCTGTCCGGCTACCCGCTCGGGGCGGCGTTCGTCCTGTTCTTCCGCTACCGATGGACCACGCCAGACCTGGCCTGGAGCCTGACGTTCCCCTGGCCGTGGCTGCTCGCGCTCCTGGTGGGCCTGCCGCTCCTGGCGGTCACGGCCGCCTGGCTGGCGACGCGCAGCCGCCTGGTGCTCACCCGCCGCATCGCCGGGTAG
- a CDS encoding ABC transporter ATP-binding protein: MSSPVMLTMRGITRVHGHGAAEVHALRGVDLAVAMGELVAVMGPSGSGKSTLLHLAGGLDSPTSGTVQVGRDDVGALDAKGRARLRRKHVGYVFQDLNLIPALTAIENVTLPLELDGASARKARATATAALAEVGMDGLEDRFPDDMSGGQAQRVAIARALVGPRRLLLADEPTGALDSVTGEAVMRVLRARVDAGAAGLLVTHDARHAAWADRIVFLRDGRVVDETGSAAGAETLLDGAAR; the protein is encoded by the coding sequence ATGTCCTCCCCCGTCATGCTCACGATGCGCGGGATCACCCGCGTCCACGGCCACGGCGCCGCCGAGGTGCACGCCCTGCGCGGCGTCGACCTCGCCGTCGCGATGGGCGAGCTGGTCGCCGTCATGGGCCCCTCCGGCTCCGGCAAATCGACGCTGCTGCACCTCGCGGGCGGGCTCGACTCCCCGACGTCGGGCACCGTGCAGGTGGGGCGCGACGACGTCGGCGCCTTGGACGCCAAGGGCCGCGCCCGCCTGCGACGCAAGCACGTCGGGTACGTGTTCCAGGACCTCAACCTCATCCCCGCGCTGACCGCGATCGAGAACGTCACCCTGCCGCTCGAGCTCGACGGCGCCTCCGCCCGCAAGGCCCGTGCGACCGCGACCGCCGCGCTCGCCGAGGTGGGCATGGACGGGCTCGAGGACCGGTTCCCGGACGACATGTCCGGCGGGCAGGCGCAGCGCGTCGCCATCGCCCGCGCGCTCGTCGGGCCACGGCGGCTCCTGCTCGCCGACGAGCCCACGGGCGCCCTCGACTCCGTGACCGGCGAGGCCGTCATGCGCGTCCTGCGCGCCCGCGTCGACGCCGGGGCCGCCGGGCTGCTCGTGACCCACGACGCCCGCCACGCCGCGTGGGCGGACCGGATCGTGTTCCTGCGCGACGGGCGCGTCGTCGACGAGACCGGCTCCGCCGCCGGGGCCGAGACGCTGCTCGACGGGGCGGCGCGCTGA